From a region of the Comamonadaceae bacterium OTU4NAUVB1 genome:
- a CDS encoding GMC family oxidoreductase N-terminal domain-containing protein, which produces MNSNPPIGEQYDYVIVGGGTAGCILANRLTASGSHRVLMLEAGGEPESMWINIPAGFSKLLTNKQYNWRFQTEAEENTDNRVISVPRGKGLGGSTLINGMVYVRGQAGDYEAWREAGALGWGWNDVEPYFRKLENYDKGGPTRGHDGPMKLAQVAERFPISDAFIAAAKEDGLPFNDDYNAGRQEGVGYYQVTQNRGRRWSAYDGYLRPALARKNLTVVTHAHVLRLTLEGKRCIGVTYRRDGKEITVTARGEVILSAGAIQSPQLLELSGIGQPALLQAHGIPVRHELKGVGENYIDHFCTRMNWRVKNAVTLNEMSRNWRLGVAVSQYYARKTGILTLGTGLVNAFVKTRPEMETADVQFFFVHASYANAAERILDRLPGMTIGVTQLRPHSVGTIHIKSPDASAGPSIRPNFLSNPVDEECMVRGMQVARRIVAQPALRNHVVEEMSPGTEVATDAEWLSFARRNGQTIYHPIGTCRMGEDDGAVVDLRLRLHGLEGLRVVDASVMPKMVSGNIQAAVMMVAEKAADLILEDAARRP; this is translated from the coding sequence ATGAACTCGAACCCACCTATCGGCGAGCAATACGACTATGTCATCGTCGGCGGCGGTACCGCCGGCTGCATCCTCGCCAACCGGCTCACTGCCTCCGGCTCCCATCGCGTGCTCATGCTCGAAGCCGGCGGCGAGCCGGAGAGCATGTGGATCAACATCCCCGCCGGCTTCAGCAAGTTGCTGACCAACAAGCAGTACAACTGGCGCTTCCAGACCGAAGCCGAAGAGAACACCGACAACCGCGTGATCTCCGTGCCGCGCGGCAAGGGGCTGGGTGGATCGACGCTGATCAACGGCATGGTGTACGTGCGCGGGCAGGCCGGCGACTACGAAGCCTGGCGCGAGGCCGGCGCGCTTGGCTGGGGATGGAATGACGTGGAACCGTACTTCCGCAAGCTGGAGAACTACGACAAAGGCGGCCCGACGCGCGGCCACGACGGCCCCATGAAGCTGGCGCAGGTCGCCGAGCGCTTTCCTATTTCCGATGCCTTCATCGCAGCCGCAAAGGAAGACGGGCTGCCGTTCAACGACGACTACAACGCTGGGCGCCAGGAAGGCGTTGGTTACTACCAGGTCACCCAGAATCGCGGCCGGCGCTGGAGCGCCTATGACGGCTATCTGCGGCCGGCGTTGGCGCGCAAGAACCTGACGGTCGTCACGCACGCTCACGTGCTTCGCCTGACGCTCGAGGGCAAGCGATGCATCGGGGTGACCTATCGCCGGGACGGCAAGGAGATCACGGTGACGGCGCGTGGCGAAGTGATTCTTTCCGCAGGCGCGATCCAGTCGCCGCAACTGCTCGAACTCTCGGGCATCGGTCAGCCGGCGTTGCTGCAGGCGCATGGCATACCGGTGCGCCATGAACTCAAGGGCGTCGGCGAGAACTACATCGACCACTTCTGCACCCGCATGAACTGGCGTGTGAAGAACGCGGTCACGCTCAACGAGATGTCCCGCAACTGGCGCCTCGGCGTAGCGGTGTCGCAGTACTACGCGCGCAAGACCGGTATCCTCACGCTGGGCACCGGGCTGGTGAATGCGTTCGTGAAAACGCGGCCTGAAATGGAAACGGCCGACGTGCAGTTCTTCTTCGTCCACGCCAGCTATGCAAACGCAGCGGAGCGCATTCTCGACCGGCTGCCGGGCATGACCATCGGCGTCACGCAGCTGCGGCCGCACTCCGTCGGAACCATTCACATCAAGTCTCCCGACGCATCCGCCGGGCCGTCGATCCGACCGAACTTCCTGTCGAACCCGGTCGACGAGGAATGCATGGTGCGCGGCATGCAGGTCGCGCGACGCATCGTCGCGCAGCCAGCGCTGCGCAATCACGTGGTCGAGGAGATGAGCCCGGGTACAGAGGTAGCGACCGATGCCGAATGGTTGTCGTTCGCTCGCCGCAACGGGCAGACGATCTACCACCCGATCGGCACTTGCAGGATGGGAGAGGACGACGGCGCTGTGGTCGACCTGCGCCTTCGATTGCATGGGCTGGAAGGACTGCGCGTCGTGGATGCGTCCGTGATGCCGAAAATGGTTTCGGGCAACATACAGGCTGCGGTGATGATGGTCGCCGAGAAAGCTGCCGACCTGATCCTGGAGGATGCCGCCCGCCGCCCCTGA
- a CDS encoding shikimate dehydrogenase: MTHITGNTQVFGILADPIHHVKTPQGINRLFDDNGFEGVMVPIHVGADDLASVVQGLRRMKNFGGFVVTVPHKTAMPALCDELTSAAARIGAVNVVRRNADGKLVGAILDGEGFVAGLRSVDIEPSGRSAYLAGAGGAASAIAYALAQSGVARLTIANRTTAKAVELVTRMREDFPGLALTVGSGDPSDHELVVNATSLGLREGDALPLDIDRLTPDQTVAEIIMQPVETPLLRIAAAKGCRVHYGAPMLATQIALMAAFMRGAQTEEKPE; this comes from the coding sequence ATGACGCACATCACCGGCAATACGCAGGTCTTCGGCATCTTGGCCGATCCGATCCATCACGTCAAAACGCCACAAGGCATCAACCGGCTGTTTGACGACAACGGTTTCGAGGGCGTCATGGTGCCGATCCACGTCGGCGCCGATGATCTGGCGAGCGTGGTGCAGGGGCTGCGCCGCATGAAGAACTTCGGCGGCTTCGTCGTTACCGTGCCACACAAGACGGCCATGCCGGCGCTGTGCGACGAACTCACGTCGGCGGCGGCGCGGATCGGCGCGGTCAATGTCGTGCGACGTAACGCGGACGGAAAGCTCGTCGGCGCGATCCTCGACGGCGAAGGCTTTGTCGCAGGATTGCGCAGCGTCGACATCGAGCCGTCCGGACGCAGCGCCTACCTGGCCGGCGCCGGCGGTGCAGCAAGCGCCATTGCCTATGCACTGGCGCAGTCCGGCGTGGCGCGTCTGACCATCGCCAACCGCACCACGGCCAAGGCTGTCGAACTGGTCACGCGGATGCGAGAGGATTTCCCCGGCCTGGCGCTGACGGTTGGCTCCGGCGATCCGTCGGATCACGAACTGGTTGTCAATGCTACGTCCCTCGGTCTGCGCGAAGGCGATGCGCTTCCGCTGGATATCGACCGACTGACGCCCGACCAAACGGTGGCTGAGATCATCATGCAGCCGGTTGAGACACCGCTGCTGCGCATCGCCGCCGCAAAGGGATGCCGGGTGCACTACGGCGCGCCGATGCTGGCGACCCAGATTGCGCTGATGGCCGCCTTCATGCGCGGCGCACAAACCGAGGAGAAGCCTGAATGA
- a CDS encoding nuclear transport factor 2 family protein, whose translation MTSHLDVIRATYEGSPEENGRHLRAALIPTTTWTEAAGFPYAGTYTGPDEIFDRVFRRLATEWVGYKAEVHTHLADGDRVAAFGVYSGTYAKTGKAMRATFAHLYRMLNGTIASMEQYVDSAMVCEAVAPAA comes from the coding sequence ATGACCTCCCACCTGGACGTCATTCGCGCCACCTACGAGGGCTCGCCGGAAGAGAACGGCCGGCACCTGCGCGCCGCCCTGATCCCCACGACGACCTGGACCGAGGCGGCGGGCTTCCCCTACGCCGGGACCTACACCGGACCCGACGAGATTTTCGACCGGGTCTTCCGTCGGCTGGCCACCGAATGGGTGGGCTACAAGGCCGAGGTCCACACCCATCTGGCCGACGGGGACCGTGTCGCGGCGTTCGGGGTGTACTCGGGCACCTATGCGAAGACTGGCAAGGCCATGCGGGCGACCTTCGCGCACCTGTACCGCATGCTGAACGGCACGATCGCGAGCATGGAGCAGTACGTCGACAGCGCGATGGTCTGTGAGGCCGTCGCGCCGGCGGCCTGA
- a CDS encoding substrate-binding domain-containing protein, with protein sequence MARLAGVSLGSASRALSIPDQVKPATLAKVRHAVSQLGYVRNGAAQALASRRTRTVATIYPTLSNPIFSVSIHKLQQTLWKFGYQLLVASHEYEPEREIELLRTIVERGVDGLVLVGTDHTSEVFELARQYALPYVMTWSIDGSHHPHCIGFSYHDAAFELASLVVGKGHRRIALCNGFEGSNERARSRAAGTRAALKAAGLSLDPSLVTEQPFNFEGGREAVRRFMAHAIPPTALICGTDLQAIGAIDECRRRGIRIPEDLSITGFDDIEHAAIVVPPLTTVKVPTEDIGVLAARCLVALLEGHVVPPAEPLETTVVMRESLGAAPTRT encoded by the coding sequence GTGGCACGACTCGCAGGCGTATCGCTGGGCAGCGCTTCACGTGCGCTCTCCATTCCTGATCAGGTGAAGCCCGCCACCCTGGCTAAGGTTCGGCACGCGGTGTCGCAACTGGGCTATGTGCGCAATGGCGCGGCACAGGCGCTGGCATCCCGACGCACCCGGACGGTGGCGACGATCTATCCGACGCTGAGCAATCCGATCTTCTCCGTGTCCATTCACAAGCTTCAGCAAACGCTCTGGAAATTCGGCTACCAGCTGCTGGTGGCCAGTCACGAGTACGAGCCTGAACGCGAAATCGAATTGCTGAGGACCATCGTGGAACGTGGCGTCGATGGGCTCGTCCTGGTGGGCACCGATCACACGAGCGAGGTATTCGAACTCGCGCGACAGTACGCCCTGCCTTATGTGATGACCTGGTCAATCGATGGATCGCACCATCCTCATTGCATCGGCTTTTCCTATCACGACGCCGCTTTCGAACTCGCTTCGCTGGTGGTGGGAAAAGGGCACCGGCGCATCGCGCTGTGCAACGGCTTCGAAGGATCGAACGAACGCGCGCGTTCCCGCGCAGCGGGTACCCGCGCGGCGCTGAAGGCCGCTGGGCTTTCGCTCGACCCGTCGCTCGTCACCGAGCAACCGTTCAATTTCGAGGGTGGACGCGAGGCGGTCCGTCGATTCATGGCGCATGCGATCCCACCGACAGCGCTAATCTGCGGGACCGACCTCCAAGCCATCGGTGCGATCGACGAATGCCGTCGCCGCGGCATCCGGATTCCCGAGGATTTGTCGATCACCGGCTTCGACGACATCGAGCATGCGGCCATCGTGGTCCCGCCCCTCACGACCGTGAAGGTGCCGACGGAAGACATCGGCGTCCTGGCAGCCCGCTGCTTGGTGGCGCTCCTGGAAGGACATGTCGTGCCCCCAGCCGAGCCACTGGAGACGACGGTCGTCATGCGCGAGAGCCTCGGCGCCGCGCCGACGAGGACGTGA
- a CDS encoding FAD-binding oxidoreductase encodes MNDAELIDSLRAIVGERGVITGADDLETYNVDWRHVFRGQARCAVLPRSTQEVAEVVRLCAGLGIAIVPFGGNTGLSGGATPDGSGRQVVISLARMSVIRDIDTLGETMEVEAGCILQTAQEAATEAGLMLPISLAAEGSARIGGILSTNAGGTNVLRHGMSRTRVLGLEVVTAQGEIVSGLRRLRKDNAGYDWKQWFIGAEGTLGIVTAAVLQLAPLWSHRVTALLAVPTPDAALKVLRAARRQIGETLNAFELMSGAALELVAKHQGVQTPLAASDWFVLVEASSCLPGLRDAVETLFGAVLEDGDATDGVIAESERQEGELWLLRESITEAESREGRSLKHDVSVPIARISAFLQEADAAVADAFPGSRVNAFGHAGDGNIHYNVIVSPEVDGHALNMRVHDLVVRHGGSISAEHGIGQYRVSELERCRAAPELDLARRIKRALDPAGTMNPGKVMAS; translated from the coding sequence ATGAACGATGCGGAGTTGATCGACTCGCTGCGGGCCATTGTCGGCGAACGCGGCGTCATCACCGGCGCCGACGACCTCGAAACCTATAACGTGGACTGGCGTCACGTCTTTCGCGGCCAAGCCCGCTGTGCCGTGCTGCCGCGCTCGACGCAGGAAGTGGCGGAGGTGGTCCGGCTATGCGCCGGGCTGGGCATCGCCATCGTGCCGTTCGGCGGCAACACGGGACTCTCGGGCGGCGCGACGCCCGACGGAAGCGGCCGACAGGTCGTGATCTCCTTGGCGCGGATGAGCGTCATCCGGGACATCGACACGCTGGGCGAGACGATGGAGGTCGAGGCCGGATGCATCCTGCAGACCGCGCAGGAAGCCGCGACCGAGGCTGGCCTGATGCTGCCGATCAGCTTGGCGGCCGAGGGATCGGCACGCATCGGCGGCATCCTGTCGACCAATGCCGGCGGCACCAACGTGCTGCGCCATGGCATGTCGAGGACGCGCGTGCTGGGCCTCGAGGTCGTGACCGCGCAGGGCGAGATCGTCAGTGGCCTGCGCCGGCTGCGCAAGGACAACGCCGGCTACGACTGGAAGCAGTGGTTCATCGGCGCCGAGGGCACGCTCGGCATCGTCACCGCCGCCGTGCTGCAACTGGCACCGCTGTGGAGCCACCGCGTGACCGCGCTGCTGGCCGTGCCGACGCCCGACGCGGCGCTGAAGGTGCTACGCGCGGCGCGCCGGCAGATTGGCGAGACGCTGAACGCCTTCGAACTGATGTCGGGTGCGGCGCTCGAACTGGTGGCGAAGCATCAGGGCGTGCAGACGCCGCTGGCGGCGTCCGACTGGTTCGTCTTGGTCGAGGCGAGTTCGTGTCTGCCGGGCCTGCGCGATGCGGTCGAGACGCTGTTCGGCGCGGTGCTCGAAGACGGCGACGCAACGGACGGCGTCATCGCCGAATCGGAGCGCCAGGAAGGCGAGCTCTGGCTATTGCGCGAATCCATCACCGAAGCCGAGTCGCGCGAAGGGCGCTCGCTCAAGCACGACGTGTCCGTGCCCATCGCACGCATTTCCGCGTTCCTGCAGGAAGCCGATGCTGCGGTGGCGGACGCTTTTCCGGGCTCGCGCGTCAACGCGTTCGGCCATGCGGGCGACGGCAACATCCACTACAACGTGATCGTCTCGCCCGAGGTCGACGGTCACGCGCTGAACATGCGGGTCCACGATCTCGTGGTGCGACACGGCGGCAGCATCTCGGCCGAACACGGCATCGGTCAGTACCGGGTGAGCGAGCTCGAAAGATGCCGGGCCGCACCCGAGCTCGATCTGGCCCGCCGCATCAAGCGGGCCCTTGACCCGGCTGGAACGATGAACCCTGGAAAGGTCATGGCCTCATGA
- a CDS encoding acyl-CoA thioesterase, whose protein sequence is MNELTPSLISQHRIEPGWRFGLTARARWSDLDGFSHVSHRAHFVWFEEARNAYLAELGFALVSAYVPGPVVKEVVCSYERGLAFDDAVAITARTEWFGRTSFGMDYAIWCQGLVARGSAVCVWFHNRSASKVVLPLSLCEGMKRDGATCRASIVPVSRV, encoded by the coding sequence ATGAATGAACTGACGCCCTCTTTGATCTCCCAGCACCGGATCGAGCCCGGATGGCGTTTTGGATTGACGGCCCGGGCGCGCTGGAGCGATCTAGACGGTTTCTCCCATGTGAGCCACAGGGCGCACTTCGTCTGGTTCGAGGAGGCACGCAACGCCTACCTTGCCGAACTTGGTTTCGCGTTGGTCTCGGCCTACGTCCCGGGCCCCGTGGTGAAGGAAGTGGTCTGCAGCTATGAGCGCGGTCTGGCCTTCGACGATGCTGTCGCGATCACCGCGCGGACCGAGTGGTTTGGCCGGACTAGCTTCGGGATGGACTATGCGATCTGGTGTCAGGGACTGGTCGCGCGTGGCAGTGCGGTCTGCGTTTGGTTTCATAACCGCTCTGCATCGAAGGTTGTGCTCCCACTTTCACTGTGCGAGGGAATGAAACGTGATGGAGCGACTTGTCGCGCGTCGATCGTGCCGGTTTCGCGCGTCTGA